One stretch of Nitratiruptor tergarcus DSM 16512 DNA includes these proteins:
- a CDS encoding DUF262 domain-containing protein — MECNEETLDKVYFSKKEYKLLKEYKFEIPLYQRPYAWKTEEVETLLNDILENKDQDYFLGTLVVDAIKSNKYELIDGQQRLTTLYLIAVIFGYRDAIDIDYQIREEDNHFLKILKSLPDESFQESSLNLTLIAKKRIIVRLR, encoded by the coding sequence ATGGAATGCAATGAGGAAACACTGGATAAAGTATATTTTTCAAAAAAAGAATATAAGTTATTAAAAGAATATAAATTTGAAATTCCCCTATATCAAAGGCCTTATGCTTGGAAAACAGAAGAGGTAGAGACTTTATTAAATGATATTTTAGAAAATAAAGATCAAGATTACTTTTTAGGTACCTTAGTAGTAGATGCAATAAAAAGCAATAAATATGAATTAATAGATGGACAACAAAGACTTACAACTCTTTATTTGATTGCTGTAATTTTTGGATATAGAGATGCAATAGACATTGATTATCAAATTAGAGAAGAAGATAATCATTTTTTAAAGATTCTCAAATCTTTGCCAGATGAATCTTTTCAAGAAAGCTCATTAAATTTAACACTTATAGCAAAAAAAAGGATAATTGTAAGATTAAGATAG